One Oryza glaberrima chromosome 10, OglaRS2, whole genome shotgun sequence DNA segment encodes these proteins:
- the LOC127785871 gene encoding BTB/POZ and MATH domain-containing protein 1-like: MVNGCFLFRINDYSRKAGNVVESTLFSAGGYSWRIIYSPSCGGPIFFALVLDLGYGGGCGSPIRARCKLTLLDKAGKPAVPSRTRASPVLDWSVDMEWSCSDLVTPEELLQRRRAELLWDRDRLAVRCDIVFTDVLGGSAAAAARPLPPSDLHQHLGKLLSEKVGADVTFQVAGRGETFAAHRCVLAARSPVFRAQLFDPMKEGSTDSGVIAIDDMEPEVFSSLLNFIYTDSLDDDGDGDDDDGVMAQHQLAAADRYGLDRMKLVCEEKLRRHIDGSSVGSLLVLAERHHCRGLKEACFDFLSSGVKLEEFAGADAFEQLMESSPSVVKELVANLATLLIS, translated from the coding sequence ATGGTGAACGGGTGCTTCCTGTTCAGGATCAACGACTACTCAAGGAAGGCCGGCAATGTCGTCGAATCCACCCTCTTCAGCGCGGGAGGCTACAGCTGGCGAATCATCTACAGCCCCAGCTGCGGCGGCCCGATCTTCTTCGCACTCGTTCTTGACCTGGGTTATGGTGGTGGTTGTGGCAGCCCCATCAGAGCGCGGTGCAAGCTCACCTTGCTCGACAAGGCGGGCAAGCCGGCGGTGCCGTCCCGCACCCGGGCCAGCCCGGTCCTCGACTGGTCAGTCGACATGGAGTGGAGCTGCTCGGACCTCGTCACGCCGGAGGAGCTGCtgcaacggcggcgggcggagcttCTTTGGGACCGCGACCGCCTTGCCGTCCGGTGCGACATCGTGTTCACGGACGTGCTTGgaggatcggcggcggcggcggcgaggccactGCCACCGTCTGACCTGCACCAGCATCTCGGCAAGCTGCTCTCCGAGAAAGTGGGCGCCGACGTGACCTTCCAGGTCGCCGGCCGCGGGGAGACGTTCGCCGCGCACCGGTGCGTGCtcgcggcgcggtcgccggtgTTCAGAGCGCAGCTGTTCGACCCCATGAAGGAGGGATCCACGGACTCGGGCGTCATCGCCATAGACGACATGGAGCCAGAGGTGTTCAGCTCCCTGCTCAACTTCATCTACACCGACTcacttgacgacgacggcgacggcgacgacgacgacggcgtgatGGCACAgcaccagctcgccgccgccgacaggtACGGCCTCGACAGGATGAAGCTCGTCTGCGAGGAGAAGCTGCGGAGGCACATCGACGGGAGCTCGGTTGGATCCCTTCTGGTGTTAGCAGAGCGGCACCATTGCCGCGGGTTGAAGGAGGCGTGCTTCGACTTCCTCAGCTCCGGCGTCAAATTGGAGGAGTTCGCCGGAGCAGATGCATTTGAGCAGCTGATGGAAAGTTCCCCTTCTGTTGTGAAGGAGCTGGTTGCTAACCTCGCTACCCTCTTGATCTCTTAG
- the LOC127785874 gene encoding BTB/POZ and MATH domain-containing protein 3-like — protein sequence MPPAWWPAAAFAGRGDPPRSSTSTIVADAASGSHCLKIDGFSRTKGLPAGERLQSIPFTVGGHRWRLNLQPNGNAAEGHASLYLLLDEDVAKPVTAQFEFSIGAENRPSFFLLHVKRIKLKHAPFTPRVSTCNFASRAAWGFSKFLKWADLENQGYLEYDCFVINCDVLVINEFRTV from the coding sequence ATGCCGCCGGCGTGgtggcccgccgccgccttcgccggccgcggcgaccCGCCGCGTTCTTCCACCTCCACCATCGTCGCCGACGCGGCGAGCGGGTCCCACTGCCTCAAGATCGACGGGTTCTCCCGCACCAAGGGCCTCCCCGCCGGTGAGCGCCTCCAGTCCATCCCGTTCACCGTCGGAGGCCACCGCTGGCGCCTCAACCTCCAGCCCAACGGCAACGCCGCCGAGGGGCACGCCTCCCtctacctcctcctcgacgaggaCGTCGCCAAGCCGGTCACGGCGCAGTTCGAGTTCAGCATCGGGGCGGAGAACCGGCCGTCGTTCTTTCTCCTCCACGTGaagaggatcaagctcaagcacGCGCCCTTCACCCCGCGGGTGAGCACCTGCAACTTCGCTAGCCGCGCCGCCTGGGGCTTctccaagttcctcaaatgggCGGACCTGGAGAACCAGGGGTATCTCGAGTACGATTGCTTCGTTATCAACTGCGACGTCCTCGTCATCAACGAGTTCCGgacggtg
- the LOC127786220 gene encoding BTB/POZ and MATH domain-containing protein 1-like, whose translation MMEGNVAHVISIDDMEAHVFRALLRFIYTDSLPVMKKGEEDITFQNLLFAADRYNIERLKLICEEKLCEYVGVGTVAAMLVLADQLGCDGLKKACFNFLKLQQT comes from the coding sequence ATGATGGAGGGGAATGTCGCTCATGTCATCAGCATCGATGACATGGAGGCTCATGTGTTCAGGGCTTTGCTCCGTTTCATTTACACCGATTCACTGCCTGTGATGAAGAAAGGGGAGGAAGACATCACGTTCCAGAACCTGCTCTTTGCGGCCGACAGGTATAACATTGAGAGGCTGAAGCTGATTTGCGAAGAGAAGCTCTGCGAGTACGTCGGCGTCGGCACGGTGGCAGCCATGCTGGTGCTAGCTGATCAGCTGGGCTGCGACGGGCTGAAGAAGGCATGCTTCAATTTTCTCAAGCTCCAGCAAACCTGA